One window of the Labilibaculum sp. genome contains the following:
- a CDS encoding TolC family protein, with amino-acid sequence MRKINRIITVLFLLTSSVAFGQQELSAYLKMGAENNPGLKARFKEYMAALELAPQVKALPDPQLAFAYFIEPVETRMGPQEFKFSLSQMFPWFGTLKAKENIAIQNAKAKYEVFLDTKSKLFSDISANYYNIYFNKKAIAITNQNFEILSVFKKLAAVKVEAGLVSAVDGYRIEMEIGDLQNQLALLTDKQEALEFSFNKLLNTDPSNEVDTPDVLWEDDIRFAKEALLDSVRSNNHKLLGIALQQESLKYRKILANKQGKPDFNLGFEYTIVGKGDNNLAGKDAFVFPKVGITIPLYRNKYKAMINEVVLLETAKEMDKANTQNMLESIFENSWKDYKDGHRRIALYISQLELANKSLNLLETDYATGNKNFEEILRMERKVLKYNLELEKARADKQAAIAFINYLMGK; translated from the coding sequence ATGAGAAAAATAAATAGAATTATCACAGTCCTGTTTCTTTTGACATCTTCTGTTGCCTTTGGTCAGCAGGAACTGTCAGCTTATCTGAAAATGGGAGCAGAAAATAATCCGGGACTGAAGGCCCGCTTTAAGGAGTATATGGCAGCACTTGAGCTTGCTCCTCAGGTGAAAGCACTGCCGGATCCCCAGTTGGCATTTGCTTATTTTATAGAACCTGTTGAAACAAGAATGGGGCCTCAGGAATTTAAATTTTCGCTTTCGCAGATGTTTCCTTGGTTTGGAACTCTTAAAGCAAAGGAAAATATAGCGATTCAGAACGCTAAGGCTAAGTATGAAGTTTTTCTGGATACCAAATCAAAATTATTCAGTGATATCAGTGCAAACTATTACAACATCTATTTTAATAAGAAGGCCATTGCAATAACCAATCAGAACTTTGAAATTCTGAGTGTATTTAAAAAGCTGGCAGCTGTAAAGGTAGAGGCTGGTTTGGTTTCAGCTGTTGATGGGTATCGAATAGAAATGGAAATTGGCGATTTGCAAAATCAATTGGCTCTTTTAACCGATAAGCAGGAGGCATTGGAGTTTTCTTTCAACAAACTGCTGAATACTGATCCATCCAATGAGGTAGATACTCCGGATGTTCTGTGGGAAGACGATATTCGTTTTGCAAAAGAGGCCTTGTTGGATTCTGTGAGAAGCAACAATCACAAGTTGCTGGGAATAGCGCTTCAGCAGGAGTCGTTGAAATACCGAAAAATACTGGCAAACAAACAAGGCAAGCCTGATTTTAATTTAGGATTTGAGTATACTATTGTTGGGAAGGGAGATAACAATCTGGCAGGAAAAGATGCTTTTGTTTTCCCAAAGGTTGGGATCACAATTCCTCTTTACCGGAACAAATACAAAGCAATGATTAATGAAGTTGTTTTGCTCGAAACAGCCAAAGAGATGGACAAAGCCAATACACAAAACATGTTGGAATCCATATTCGAAAATTCATGGAAAGATTATAAAGACGGACATAGAAGAATTGCTTTGTACATCTCCCAATTAGAATTGGCTAATAAATCGTTAAATCTGTTGGAAACTGATTATGCCACAGGGAATAAGAATTTTGAGGAGATTTTAAGAATGGAAAGAAAAGTTCTGAAATACAACTTGGAATTGGAAAAAGCCAGAGCAGACAAACAGGCGGCAATAGCATTTATCAACTACTTAATGGGTAAATAA
- a CDS encoding efflux RND transporter permease subunit — protein sequence MLNKLIRFFLENKLVTFLVLIVMVSWGIINSPFGWDTGILPSDPVPVDAIPDIGENQQIVYTEWPGRSPQDIEDQISYPLTTSLLGIPGVKTIRSNSIFGVSSIYIIFDEDIEFYWSRTRILEKLNSLPSGILPEDVSPALGPDATALGQIYWYTLEGRDKDGNPAGGWDPHELRTIQDFYVRYSLTSAKGVAEVASIGGFVKEYQIDIDPDAMKANGVNISQVMAAVKNSNLDIGARTIEFNKVEYLIRALGYIKSLEDIEKSVVVVRNNIPIRIKDVAKVNFGPATRRGGLDKGGAEAVGGVVVARYGANPLHTIENLKDKIAEIQPGLPSKILADGTLSKVTIVPFYDRTGLIKETLGTLEEAISLELLISILVIIVLVLNLRASFLISSLLPLGVLITFIAMRQFGVDANIVALSGIAIAIGVMVDVGIVFTENIIRHADAVENIGAKGKKLLEIVYTATTEVAGAVVTALATTVISFLPVFAMEAAEGKLFKPLAYTKTFTMLAALLIGLIIIPTLAHLVFSIRFDKNKYSKIWNSLIILAGIVLSVVSGKYIAMALVAYGLNGLFADKWKEAKKSWVNLINIAITIVVVVFFLTKAWLPLGAENSLFANFLFVIAIVSVVLGALSSVVFFYAKILKWCLNNKWKFLSVPILFVVFGISIWQGFDKLFGFMPDFVQNTGVYKKLDAAIPGIGKEFMPSLDEGSFLFMPTTMPHSGIQENLDVIAVLDKKINSIPEVESVVGKWGRVNSALDPAPTSMFENLINYKSEYMLDESGHRMRFKVNRKDAFVLKDGSTYNPREEGFRLIGKENLIEDNNGEYFRQWRKEIKSPDDIWDQIISQSSIPGLTSAPKLQPIQTRLVMLQTGMRAPMGIKVFGPDLESIEKVGCEIEKHLKQVKGVQAMSVFADRVVGKPYLELEIDRDAISRYGISVKNLQSVISSAIGGMQLTTTVEGRERFPVRLRYAREFRDNPEDIKKILIPASNGAQIPLGDLVNIHYIRGPQLIKSENTFLVGYVIFDKKEGFAEVDVVENAQDYLKEKISEGEFNLPAGVSYVFTGNYENQIRATKRLMIVVPISLLIIFLILYFQFKSVVSTTFIFTGIIVALSGGFIMLWLYGQPWFLNGELGGIHLRDLFQVHTINLSVAVWVGFIALFGVATDDGVLISTYIKQLQEKRSPKTAKEVRALVLEAGSKRVRPAVMTTATTIIALIPILTSTGKGSDIMVPMAIPLFGGMTIEVLTMFVVPVLYSMWQEAKVTKELKKLKG from the coding sequence ATGCTTAATAAGCTTATTCGTTTCTTCCTTGAGAATAAACTGGTTACATTTTTGGTGCTAATCGTAATGGTTAGCTGGGGAATTATTAACTCTCCCTTTGGTTGGGATACCGGCATTTTGCCAAGTGATCCTGTACCCGTTGATGCAATTCCTGATATTGGAGAAAATCAACAAATTGTCTATACGGAATGGCCGGGTCGGTCACCTCAGGATATTGAAGATCAGATTTCTTATCCGTTAACAACATCCCTTTTGGGAATTCCAGGCGTTAAAACAATTCGAAGCAATTCTATTTTCGGTGTTTCAAGTATCTATATTATTTTCGATGAGGATATAGAGTTTTATTGGAGCCGTACCCGAATTCTCGAAAAATTAAACTCTCTTCCTTCCGGAATCCTTCCAGAGGATGTTTCTCCTGCTTTAGGGCCCGATGCAACGGCTCTTGGGCAAATTTACTGGTATACATTAGAAGGAAGAGATAAAGATGGAAACCCGGCCGGAGGTTGGGATCCGCATGAGTTGAGAACCATTCAGGATTTTTACGTTCGTTATTCATTGACTTCGGCCAAAGGAGTAGCTGAAGTCGCTTCCATCGGAGGTTTTGTGAAGGAGTATCAGATTGATATTGATCCGGATGCAATGAAGGCGAATGGGGTAAATATCAGTCAGGTAATGGCTGCGGTTAAGAACAGCAATCTGGATATTGGAGCCCGTACCATTGAGTTCAATAAAGTAGAATATTTAATAAGGGCTTTAGGCTATATCAAAAGTCTGGAAGACATTGAAAAAAGCGTTGTTGTTGTCCGAAATAATATCCCCATCCGAATAAAGGATGTTGCGAAGGTGAATTTTGGTCCGGCTACCCGTCGTGGTGGTTTGGATAAAGGAGGAGCAGAAGCTGTTGGTGGTGTTGTGGTAGCACGGTATGGAGCTAACCCTTTGCATACGATCGAAAATTTAAAAGATAAAATTGCTGAAATACAACCAGGATTGCCGTCAAAAATATTGGCAGATGGTACACTGTCAAAAGTAACAATCGTTCCTTTTTATGATAGAACAGGATTGATAAAAGAAACCCTTGGAACACTCGAGGAAGCGATTTCCCTGGAACTTTTGATCAGTATTTTAGTAATTATTGTGTTAGTGCTAAATCTCAGGGCTTCTTTTCTAATATCAAGTTTGCTGCCCCTTGGAGTATTAATCACCTTTATTGCCATGCGTCAGTTTGGAGTCGATGCGAATATCGTTGCTCTATCGGGTATTGCAATTGCAATTGGAGTCATGGTTGATGTGGGGATTGTTTTTACCGAAAACATCATCAGGCATGCCGATGCAGTTGAAAATATTGGAGCCAAAGGAAAAAAACTCTTGGAAATTGTTTATACTGCTACAACTGAGGTTGCAGGGGCGGTTGTAACAGCTTTGGCAACTACTGTCATAAGCTTTTTGCCCGTGTTTGCCATGGAGGCCGCAGAAGGGAAACTTTTTAAACCACTGGCATATACCAAAACCTTTACCATGTTGGCCGCCTTGTTGATAGGTTTAATTATCATTCCAACATTGGCCCATCTGGTGTTTTCAATTCGTTTCGACAAAAACAAATACTCTAAAATCTGGAACAGCCTGATAATTTTGGCAGGCATTGTTTTGTCGGTTGTTTCAGGGAAATATATCGCAATGGCTTTGGTTGCATATGGCTTAAATGGTTTGTTTGCCGATAAATGGAAAGAGGCCAAAAAGTCGTGGGTGAATTTAATAAATATTGCCATCACAATTGTGGTAGTTGTATTCTTCCTGACCAAGGCATGGTTGCCTTTGGGAGCAGAGAACAGCCTGTTTGCTAACTTCTTGTTCGTAATTGCAATTGTAAGTGTCGTTTTAGGTGCCTTATCATCAGTCGTGTTTTTTTATGCGAAAATTCTGAAATGGTGTTTAAACAACAAATGGAAATTTTTATCGGTTCCCATCCTGTTTGTGGTATTTGGAATTTCAATATGGCAGGGATTTGACAAACTGTTTGGTTTTATGCCTGATTTTGTTCAAAATACCGGTGTTTATAAAAAACTGGATGCTGCCATTCCGGGAATTGGTAAGGAATTTATGCCTTCGCTTGATGAAGGATCATTCTTGTTTATGCCAACAACAATGCCACATTCCGGAATACAGGAAAATCTTGATGTGATTGCCGTTTTGGATAAAAAGATCAATTCGATTCCTGAGGTGGAAAGCGTAGTTGGAAAATGGGGACGTGTAAATTCTGCTCTCGATCCGGCACCTACTTCAATGTTCGAAAATTTGATCAATTACAAGTCGGAGTATATGCTGGATGAATCCGGACACAGAATGCGGTTTAAAGTAAACAGGAAAGATGCGTTTGTGTTGAAGGATGGCTCTACATACAATCCCAGGGAAGAGGGGTTTCGTTTAATCGGGAAAGAAAATCTGATAGAAGACAACAATGGAGAGTATTTCCGTCAATGGCGCAAAGAAATAAAATCGCCGGATGATATTTGGGATCAAATCATCAGTCAATCATCAATTCCAGGATTAACCTCTGCCCCAAAACTGCAGCCAATTCAAACACGTTTGGTGATGCTGCAAACCGGAATGAGGGCACCCATGGGAATCAAGGTTTTCGGTCCCGATCTGGAGTCAATAGAAAAGGTTGGATGCGAGATTGAAAAACATCTGAAACAAGTGAAAGGAGTACAGGCCATGTCTGTTTTTGCCGATCGGGTGGTGGGGAAACCTTATCTGGAGCTCGAAATTGACCGGGATGCGATTTCACGATACGGCATTTCTGTTAAAAATCTGCAATCGGTAATCAGCAGTGCTATTGGAGGAATGCAATTGACAACAACAGTGGAGGGAAGAGAACGATTCCCTGTTCGCTTGCGGTATGCGCGGGAATTTCGCGACAATCCTGAAGATATAAAGAAGATATTGATTCCGGCATCGAATGGCGCTCAAATTCCGTTAGGCGATTTGGTAAACATTCATTACATCCGGGGGCCTCAGTTGATTAAAAGTGAAAATACCTTTCTGGTAGGATATGTAATTTTTGATAAAAAAGAGGGATTCGCAGAGGTGGATGTGGTTGAGAATGCACAGGATTACCTAAAAGAAAAGATATCCGAAGGAGAATTTAATCTGCCTGCAGGTGTCAGCTACGTTTTTACCGGAAACTATGAGAATCAGATTCGCGCAACGAAACGATTGATGATTGTTGTGCCAATTTCATTACTGATCATTTTTCTGATTCTTTATTTCCAGTTTAAATCTGTTGTATCAACAACGTTCATATTTACTGGGATAATTGTAGCCTTGTCAGGCGGATTTATTATGCTTTGGTTGTATGGTCAGCCTTGGTTCCTGAACGGAGAGTTAGGCGGCATTCACTTAAGGGATTTGTTTCAGGTTCACACCATAAATCTGAGTGTGGCAGTCTGGGTAGGTTTTATTGCTCTGTTTGGTGTCGCCACTGATGATGGCGTTTTGATTAGTACCTACATCAAACAGCTGCAGGAAAAAAGGAGTCCTAAAACAGCAAAAGAGGTTCGTGCTTTGGTTTTGGAAGCGGGTTCAAAACGGGTTCGTCCTGCAGTTATGACAACAGCAACAACCATTATTGCCCTGATTCCAATTTTAACATCAACAGGAAAAGGTTCCGATATTATGGTGCCGATGGCAATTCCACTGTTCGGAGGAATGACCATTGAGGTGCTGACGATGTTTGTTGTTCCGGTTCTGTACAGCATGTGGCAGGAAGCTAAAGTTACCAAGGAGTTAAAAAAACTAAAGGGATAG
- a CDS encoding HYC_CC_PP family protein, giving the protein MLKKISHLLLALVIFVVTTGITISTHYCGGNVKDVSFLSATKACCEIPQGCCHDEVFTVKIENDFSISSYSFDFEQLEIVLPVLIELIKVEVPLKAGNNFLAYIVPPPKIQTVLSRLQNYRL; this is encoded by the coding sequence ATGCTAAAAAAAATCAGTCATTTACTATTAGCCTTGGTTATATTTGTTGTTACAACAGGTATTACTATTTCCACACATTATTGTGGAGGTAATGTAAAAGATGTGTCTTTTTTATCAGCAACAAAAGCTTGTTGCGAAATTCCGCAAGGCTGTTGCCATGATGAAGTTTTCACCGTGAAAATTGAAAATGATTTTTCAATTTCTTCTTATTCTTTTGATTTCGAGCAATTGGAAATTGTATTGCCGGTTTTAATTGAACTTATTAAGGTAGAAGTACCTCTTAAAGCCGGAAATAATTTCCTGGCCTATATTGTTCCTCCACCCAAAATCCAAACTGTACTTTCTCGTTTACAGAATTATAGATTATGA
- a CDS encoding AraC family transcriptional regulator, whose amino-acid sequence MEQNRIHIKNMVCPRCIAAVEMVLKKLNLNFIEIDLGTVVLERSLAESEKQKLKVDLEAIGFELLNDKKAQLIEQVKSEIIKIVHYQEQAIQVGNLTDHLQKTIGHSYASLSKLFSEFEGKTIEKYLILQKIERAKELLFYEELSISEIAYQLNYSSSQHFSRQFKSITGLTPTEFGKNKKAGRRPINEI is encoded by the coding sequence ATGGAACAAAACCGCATTCATATAAAAAACATGGTCTGTCCAAGATGCATAGCTGCAGTGGAGATGGTTCTTAAGAAGTTGAACCTTAATTTTATTGAAATAGACTTGGGGACAGTGGTGTTGGAGCGGTCGTTAGCGGAGAGCGAAAAGCAAAAGCTGAAAGTTGACTTGGAAGCAATTGGCTTTGAACTTTTAAACGACAAGAAAGCGCAATTGATTGAGCAGGTTAAAAGTGAAATTATCAAAATCGTTCATTATCAGGAACAAGCCATTCAGGTAGGAAATTTAACCGATCATTTGCAGAAGACTATCGGACATAGTTATGCTTCACTTAGCAAGCTTTTTTCCGAATTCGAAGGTAAAACAATTGAAAAGTACCTGATTCTTCAAAAAATAGAGAGAGCAAAAGAATTACTCTTTTACGAGGAATTGAGTATTAGTGAAATTGCTTATCAGTTAAATTATAGTTCCAGTCAGCATTTTTCTAGACAATTTAAATCGATTACCGGCTTAACACCTACCGAGTTTGGTAAAAACAAGAAAGCAGGAAGGCGTCCAATAAATGAGATATAA
- a CDS encoding restriction endonuclease has protein sequence MTNPKQFVSSENRDNKEPNSFGRNLIFVKKASGDEEPFAIDKLERSLQNAGASTVAIEKILVNIEDWIFNGVTTKQIYSRAFSILRREKNTSAMRYRLKKAIMELGPTGYPFEQFIGQLFKKQEFEIEVGVVVEGVCVTHEMDVIATRNKEQHLVECKYHKDQGKHVSVQVPLYVRSRVNDIIEKRKDMPEYKNLSFTGWVVTNTRFSPDSVQYGTRSGLHLLGWDYPRNRGLKEIIEELRLYPVTILSNLTKKEKQDLMDRNILTCLQLKENFHLLDSFALSEKRQKSLKNELTHVCG, from the coding sequence ATGACCAATCCAAAACAGTTTGTGAGCAGCGAAAATAGAGATAATAAGGAACCAAATTCCTTCGGGCGTAATTTGATTTTTGTTAAGAAGGCTTCGGGTGATGAGGAACCTTTTGCAATTGATAAGTTAGAGCGTTCGCTGCAAAATGCAGGGGCAAGTACAGTAGCAATAGAAAAAATTCTTGTGAATATTGAAGATTGGATTTTTAATGGAGTTACTACCAAACAAATCTATTCGCGGGCCTTTTCAATTCTGCGCCGCGAAAAAAACACTTCGGCCATGCGTTACCGCTTAAAGAAAGCAATAATGGAGCTTGGCCCGACAGGATACCCTTTTGAGCAATTTATCGGGCAATTGTTCAAAAAACAAGAATTTGAGATTGAAGTAGGAGTGGTGGTTGAAGGTGTTTGTGTGACCCACGAAATGGATGTAATTGCTACCCGAAATAAGGAGCAGCATTTGGTTGAATGCAAATATCATAAAGATCAGGGCAAACATGTTAGTGTGCAGGTGCCTTTGTATGTGCGTTCGCGTGTGAACGACATCATCGAAAAAAGAAAGGATATGCCCGAATACAAAAACCTTTCCTTTACGGGATGGGTTGTTACAAATACCCGTTTCTCACCCGATTCAGTGCAGTACGGCACTCGTAGCGGTTTGCATCTGTTAGGATGGGATTATCCCCGGAACAGAGGTCTGAAAGAAATCATTGAAGAGCTTCGTCTTTATCCTGTAACGATACTAAGTAATCTTACAAAAAAGGAAAAGCAGGATTTGATGGATCGAAACATCCTTACCTGTTTGCAGCTAAAAGAAAACTTTCATTTATTGGATTCGTTTGCCTTAAGTGAAAAAAGGCAAAAATCATTGAAAAATGAACTTACTCATGTTTGTGGATAG
- the corA gene encoding magnesium/cobalt transporter CorA, whose translation MTKKKTSRISVKTGMAPGTLLHIGSRELEHASVQVRQYNSEEIKLTEYTTDLDQIKYDFKEANLVSWIHFSGIDIPAYENIGQQLDIHNLTLEDALNSHLRPKFEDLDHYSFLSLKLMIPKKGDYKFQSVPVHLILGENYVISFMDTHYAVLDSLFSRLENSTRRIRLKGVDYLFFAVADTVVDNYFHIIENWNDQLAELEEFIENEDSDFVPRKIQDFKKQIMKARGSILPLKEAYDLLIQCESDLFVEENVKFFRDTQDHILFIIDQLDYLRDYLSNIRDTYQSEQNNQLNNTMKFLTLIATIFIPLTFLAGIYGMNFKYMPELDWKYGYFSILIVMILVVVGMVWYFRKKKWL comes from the coding sequence ATGACAAAGAAAAAAACAAGTCGCATTTCTGTAAAAACCGGAATGGCTCCGGGAACCTTGTTGCATATTGGATCCCGTGAACTTGAGCATGCTTCGGTTCAGGTGAGACAGTATAATTCTGAAGAAATTAAATTGACAGAATATACAACTGATTTGGATCAGATTAAATATGATTTTAAGGAAGCTAACTTGGTTTCCTGGATTCATTTTTCTGGGATTGATATTCCGGCTTATGAGAATATAGGTCAGCAACTTGACATTCATAACCTGACCTTGGAGGATGCTCTTAATTCGCATTTGAGGCCAAAATTTGAGGATCTGGATCACTATAGTTTTTTATCCTTAAAATTGATGATTCCAAAGAAAGGAGACTATAAGTTTCAGTCGGTACCTGTTCATCTTATTTTAGGAGAAAATTATGTGATTTCCTTTATGGATACCCACTATGCAGTATTGGATTCCTTATTCAGCCGCTTGGAGAATAGTACACGAAGAATACGATTGAAAGGAGTAGATTATTTGTTTTTTGCCGTTGCAGATACTGTTGTGGATAACTATTTTCATATCATTGAAAATTGGAACGATCAGCTGGCTGAATTGGAAGAATTCATCGAAAATGAAGATTCGGATTTTGTTCCGAGAAAAATTCAGGATTTTAAGAAACAAATAATGAAGGCCCGGGGAAGCATTTTACCTTTGAAAGAGGCTTATGATCTTTTAATTCAATGTGAATCAGACTTGTTTGTTGAAGAGAATGTTAAGTTTTTCCGCGATACGCAGGATCATATTTTGTTTATCATCGATCAGTTGGATTACCTGCGCGATTACCTCTCAAATATTCGCGATACATATCAGTCGGAACAAAATAATCAGTTAAATAATACCATGAAGTTTCTGACTTTAATAGCAACTATTTTTATTCCGCTTACTTTTTTGGCAGGTATCTATGGGATGAATTTTAAGTACATGCCTGAGCTTGATTGGAAATATGGCTACTTTAGCATACTTATTGTCATGATTTTGGTTGTAGTGGGAATGGTGTGGTACTTCCGGAAAAAGAAGTGGTTGTAA
- a CDS encoding mechanosensitive ion channel family protein, with the protein MIETFEALLKNLGIGYKLLFILVTITSGFLLSKLIQFFMSRMLKKASDLLNVDPTNYSFLKNAVSFLIFTIVVIIVFYSIPELKSVGVSLMASAGILAAILGFASQQAFSNIISGIFIVIFKPFRVGDFIKIGELHHGTVEDITLRHTVINNPENRRVIIPNSVISSETILNSSITDAKICSFLEIGISYSSSIDKAIEIIQNKALNHPNFYDNRTEEEKNENKDQVVVRVINLGDSSITLRAYVWAEDSAKAFVMKCDLLKSIKEQFDQEGIEIPFPHQTVYLRQEEPLKITQI; encoded by the coding sequence ATGATAGAAACATTTGAAGCTTTATTAAAAAACCTTGGAATTGGATATAAATTACTTTTTATTCTTGTTACAATTACATCCGGTTTTTTGCTGTCCAAACTCATTCAATTTTTCATGAGCCGCATGCTGAAAAAAGCTTCAGATCTCTTAAATGTTGATCCAACCAATTACAGTTTTCTAAAAAATGCGGTTAGTTTCCTCATTTTTACAATTGTTGTTATCATTGTTTTTTATTCGATTCCTGAATTGAAAAGTGTTGGTGTAAGTTTAATGGCCAGCGCCGGTATTTTGGCCGCGATTCTTGGATTTGCATCCCAACAAGCTTTTTCAAATATTATCAGTGGCATATTCATTGTTATTTTTAAACCTTTTCGCGTTGGCGATTTCATTAAAATCGGGGAATTACACCACGGCACAGTTGAAGATATTACTTTGCGCCATACCGTAATTAATAATCCTGAAAACAGAAGAGTAATTATCCCCAACTCGGTTATTAGTTCCGAAACAATTTTAAATTCATCAATTACCGATGCAAAAATCTGCTCCTTTCTGGAAATAGGAATCAGTTACTCTTCCAGCATCGACAAAGCGATTGAAATTATACAGAATAAAGCTTTGAACCACCCCAATTTTTATGACAACAGAACAGAGGAAGAAAAGAATGAGAATAAAGATCAGGTAGTTGTAAGGGTTATTAACCTGGGCGATTCGAGTATTACGTTAAGAGCATATGTTTGGGCTGAAGATTCGGCGAAAGCTTTTGTAATGAAATGCGATTTATTAAAATCAATTAAAGAACAATTTGATCAAGAAGGAATTGAAATTCCATTCCCGCATCAAACAGTCTATCTTCGACAAGAAGAACCCTTAAAAATTACTCAGATTTAA
- a CDS encoding mechanosensitive ion channel domain-containing protein produces the protein MKKIISIFLLIGSFFIGTQTLLPQKQIADSIVNTELVKGDSVVSSTDNVIKSIGNKFDAPDVSNIISFSKIFWALVFIVIGYLIVRFLTRTIEIWSEKSPDRRVKGKAIVPVVKIICWMVISYIIVKGIFNPPLGSLIAFGASVGVAVGFAAQDILKNIFGGFVIIIDRPFKIGDKIEVGSTYGEVLDMSLRSTRVQTADDSIVTLPNGELMNQSISNSNSGETNCQVVAEIYLPITIDTHQVRKIAMEVAQVSKYVYLAKPIAVIFVNDIKHDKLCYKMRLKAYVMDIRFEFAFKSELTENVIKEFLNCEILSSENSI, from the coding sequence ATGAAAAAAATAATAAGCATATTTCTTCTTATCGGAAGCTTTTTTATAGGCACTCAAACTTTACTGCCGCAAAAACAGATTGCTGATTCTATCGTAAATACTGAGCTTGTAAAGGGTGATTCAGTTGTTTCATCAACCGATAATGTTATTAAATCAATTGGTAATAAATTCGATGCTCCGGATGTTTCAAATATCATTTCTTTTTCGAAGATATTTTGGGCCTTGGTTTTTATTGTTATCGGATATTTAATTGTCCGTTTTTTGACCCGAACCATCGAGATTTGGTCTGAAAAAAGCCCCGATAGAAGAGTGAAAGGCAAGGCAATTGTTCCGGTAGTGAAAATTATTTGCTGGATGGTCATTTCTTATATTATCGTGAAGGGAATATTTAATCCTCCATTGGGATCCTTGATTGCTTTTGGTGCTTCGGTGGGCGTTGCCGTAGGTTTTGCCGCCCAGGATATTTTAAAGAATATATTTGGAGGTTTTGTGATCATTATCGACCGTCCGTTTAAAATTGGTGATAAAATTGAAGTAGGAAGTACCTACGGAGAGGTTCTCGACATGTCCTTGCGATCCACCCGGGTTCAAACTGCTGATGATTCAATTGTTACTTTGCCCAACGGCGAACTGATGAATCAGTCCATCTCCAATTCGAATTCGGGCGAAACCAACTGTCAGGTAGTTGCCGAAATTTATTTGCCAATTACTATCGATACACATCAGGTACGAAAAATAGCTATGGAAGTAGCCCAGGTTTCAAAATATGTGTATCTGGCCAAGCCAATCGCTGTTATTTTTGTGAATGATATTAAACACGATAAGCTTTGCTACAAAATGCGGCTAAAAGCTTATGTGATGGACATCCGGTTTGAGTTTGCCTTCAAAAGTGAATTAACTGAAAATGTAATCAAGGAATTTCTGAATTGTGAGATTCTTAGCTCGGAGAATTCTATATAA
- a CDS encoding HAD family phosphatase, whose protein sequence is MKLHDEMIVPAWKVLPKQVRDRLYDNLKTNYKHMEIKNIIFDFGGVLIDWNPRYLYRNVFQDEVEMEYFLKEVCSTEWNIQQDAGRSLDEATEELVKKFPQYEKEIRNYYSDWEKMIGGAIEENAALIKDLKDKYRLFGLTNWSAETFPIAFDQYPFFKELEGIVVSGTEKLIKPDARIYQLLLTRYGLTANESLFIDDNQENVDAANRLGFKSIPLLKGVNLKDELERLGL, encoded by the coding sequence ATGAAACTCCATGACGAAATGATTGTTCCAGCATGGAAAGTTCTTCCGAAACAAGTTCGGGACAGGCTATATGACAACTTAAAAACAAATTATAAACACATGGAAATAAAAAATATAATATTTGATTTTGGAGGTGTATTGATTGATTGGAATCCGAGATACCTTTATCGCAATGTATTTCAGGATGAAGTAGAAATGGAATACTTTTTAAAGGAAGTTTGCAGTACCGAATGGAATATCCAACAAGATGCAGGTCGCTCGTTAGATGAAGCAACTGAAGAATTAGTAAAAAAATTCCCTCAATACGAAAAAGAGATTAGGAATTATTATTCTGATTGGGAAAAAATGATTGGAGGAGCAATCGAAGAAAATGCAGCTCTAATAAAGGATTTGAAAGATAAATACCGCTTATTTGGGCTCACGAATTGGTCGGCTGAAACATTTCCAATAGCATTTGATCAATATCCTTTTTTTAAGGAATTAGAAGGTATAGTAGTTTCAGGAACTGAGAAACTTATAAAACCTGATGCACGGATATATCAATTGTTACTTACCCGATATGGATTAACCGCGAATGAATCATTATTTATTGATGATAATCAGGAGAATGTTGATGCAGCAAACAGACTTGGTTTTAAATCAATTCCTCTGTTAAAGGGAGTAAATTTGAAAGATGAACTTGAACGTTTAGGATTGTAA